The window TATTAGAGGGCAGCAAGCCAACCACATTCTCCCTATTGCAGCTATAGGAAAACAATTTCAATGGTATTTCCCAATTTGACAACTAAACAGCTTCAGCTTGACCTTCCATATAAGTTCCTTCAACCTATTTTATCAACTGCTCTCAATTTGAGTAATGCTATTTCAAGTTATAAGCTACTgaagagaaaaatgtattatgaagTCTGTTACTAAGCTAGGACAACTAGTAAACTCAATTGGAAAAAGTACTTACACTGAGGTATCTTCCATTGAACATACATCCACACTTGTCCGTACTAACACAGGTATCTCCATCCAAGATGTAGCCAGAATTGCATTCACATCCTTCAAAGCACCTTTCTGTACATTTTGATGGTGCCCAGAGGCTGGAACAACTTTGCTCACAGGTTCTGGTGCAAAGTTCATAATGGCTGTTCTCTGGGCAAGACATggctgggaaaaaaacaaacaaaatgagtCGGAATAGTTTTCAGAAGGTTGTTCACCTCCTGAACTAAGAGGAGCACCAACATGTCAATAGATCAATCAATCTTTACAGCCATAAGTTAGATTATTGATTTTTCATGGCATTGTAAAGTTTTCAGAACCACAAAGGTTTTTGATTTATACTTACGACAAAATGTTGGCGATCTCCAAGAGAGAACTACACCACCAACGCTATGACAAGCTGCCGCATAGGCCTGTAGACTCTTGCACAAAATGTTGTTCTTGCCATCAACAGCCCAAGAATCATAGATGCAATGGTTAAAATAGTCATTCGGGTTGACTTTGGAATGACAAGCTTGGAAGGGTCCAGTGGGGTTTATAATCATGCCACAAGAAGTTGTTGCACTGTATTGCTCCAGCTGGGCAGTATTACACACTGGGCATGTACCATCTTCACAGCCAGCACCACACTTGGGTCTAGTAATATTCACTTTCCAGGAAGCACCAAAAGAGTTTACATTTGTGACAACCTGACCATTTGGAAGCTGGAACTCATCTTTATCATTACCATTGAAGTTGCCACAGAGACCGCCCATTTTACCACTGTATGAGCTGGAAATATTAAGAACCACATGATAAATTGTGTCATAGAGAATCTTCAAGCCAAAGTCTGTCTGCAGGATAACATTGGCTCCTTCTTGGTTAATGACAATACGATCATCTTCAAGAGTCAATGGCAATCTCACAAGCTCCCCATTAACCTGTGAAAAGAGTGTTTCAATATGGTAAGCTTTTGGAACTCTCAAAATGTTATTGGAACTCTCAAAATGTTATAagtcaagataaaaataaagctttctaCCTTTACTTTGGATCTCATATCTCGCTTGATTGCCACTGTGTATCCATACACATTTACCAACACTCCTCTTGTCACGGCCAGTCTACCTTTGCCAAAGCCTTCATTCTCCACAACAACAGAAAAGTTCACCAGTCTTGGATCACTAACCACCACCTTGGCAAAGATGTAAGTGCAATTGCCTTGGAAGTCAAACTTTAGCCCATCAAAGGATATATAATGAGGATCTCCTGAGGCAACACATCTTCCACTCTTCATGGGCTGACATCCCAAAGCTCCATTGACCAATTTGCATTCTTCATCAGGTCTACAGGGTACTGACAGACAATTAACCATGCCATCAGCTCCACATTGGCACCTCTGATTGCACTCAGCCTGTGGGTAGAAGACTTCATTTTTCTGGTAATACTTATCCTGGTAGACACAGCCACAGTCACCGATTGGCACACACTTGTGACCACTCAAGATGAATCCGTCATTGCAATAACAGGCTTCCATACATGCAACGTCACAGCCAGTGGGTGAAGAAAAGTCATAACATGTGACAGGGCAGCCATTTCCACACAGTTCATAATGAGTGTTTGTTGGACAGGACATGCCtaagaagaaaagcaaaatcaGGTTTCCAGTCAACAGCAGAAgtgacatacaaatacatttcagcagtgataaatggattttaaaagaAGTTACCCATTGTGCAATTCCTAGCATGGGATAAACCccataaacaaacagcaaaatgcaAGTTTCTTGGATGAACCATTTTGATGGTAATCATTTCATGTTTCTTAGTGCTGCTGCAGCAGCATTGCTATCCTATTGGGTTGCAAAATTTTACTAGGCTAGAAAACACATGAATAAGCAGTGACACAGACCCTGCCCCCAAGCAATGTACACTCCTCATATTACTCACTGCAGAATGATGGTTTCCTCCATTCCTCAAGTGGAATACCAGCAGCTTGGCATGCAGCAACATAGAGACCAATGGTTTTACAGAATGAAGACGGGTGTCCTTTGTATTGGCAAGCATCAAAAATACAGTCATTGAAGTAAGGCACTGGGTCAACGATTGAAAGACACCGATTAAAAGGCCCACTGGGATTAGTGATGAGTCCACAGTAAGAGTCACCCTTGTAAGCTTGTTTTTGAGTTTCTGTACACAAAGAACAGTTTCCAGTACAGNNNNNNNNNNNNNNNNNNNNNNNNNNNNNNNNNNNNNNNNNNNNNNNNNNNNNNNNNNNNNNNNNNNNNNNNNNNNNNNNNNNNNNNNNNNNNNNNNNNNNNNNNNNNNNNNNNNNNNNNNNNNNNNNNNNNNNNNNNNNNNNNNNNNNNNNNNNNNNNNNNNNNNNNNNNNNNNNNNNNNNNNNNNNNNNNNNNNNNNNNNNNNNNNNNNNNNNNNNNNNNNNNNNNNNNNNNNNNNNNNNNNNNNNNNNNNNNNNNNNNNNNNNNNNNNNNNNNNNNNNNNNNNNNNNNNNN of the Pyxicephalus adspersus chromosome 11, UCB_Pads_2.0, whole genome shotgun sequence genome contains:
- the LOC140341190 gene encoding IgGFc-binding protein-like, whose translation is MSCPTNTHYELCGNGCPVTCYDFSSPTGCDVACMEACYCNDGFILSGHKCVPIGDCGCVYQDKYYQKNEVFYPQAECNQRCQCGADGMVNCLSVPCRPDEECKLVNGALGCQPMKSGRCVASGDPHYISFDGLKFDFQGNCTYIFAKVVVSDPRLVNFSVVVENEGFGKGRLAVTRGVLVNVYGYTVAIKRDMRSKVKVNGELVRLPLTLEDDRIVINQEGANVILQTDFGLKILYDTIYHVVLNISSSYSGKMGGLCGNFNGNDKDEFQLPNGQVVTNVNSFGASWKVNITRPKCGAGCEDGTCPVCNTAQLEQYSATTSCGMIINPTGPFQACHSKVNPNDYFNHCIYDSWAVDGKNNILCKSLQAYAAACHSVGGVVLSWRSPTFCPMSCPENSHYELCTRTCEQSCSSLWAPSKCTERCFEGCECNSGYILDGDTCVSTDKCGCMFNGRYLSVSTFSN